In a genomic window of Lycium ferocissimum isolate CSIRO_LF1 chromosome 9, AGI_CSIRO_Lferr_CH_V1, whole genome shotgun sequence:
- the LOC132030028 gene encoding glycine-rich protein A3, with the protein MGGGKDDSDKGIFSHLAGMAGGMAGHSGGHHGYPQQGYPPQQGYPPQQGYPPQGYPPQGYPPQGGYPQGGYPPQGYPPQGYPPQQGHHGAPHQSGHGGMGMGGMLAGGAAAAAAAYGAHKLSHGSHGHGAAHYGGHGIGPFGGGHYGGKFKGGKHGKFKHGKHGKHKGGMFGGGKFKKWK; encoded by the exons ATGGGAGGCGGTAAAGATGATTCTGATAAGGGAATCTTTAGCCATCTTGCGGGTATGGCTGGGGGTATGGCTGGTCATTCCGGTGGTCATCACGGATATCCACAGCAAGGGTATCCTCCGCAGCAAGGGTACCCTCCGCAGCAAGGGTATCCTCCTCAAGGATACCCTCCACAGGGTTATCCTCCCCAAGGAGGATATCCACAAGGTGGGTACCCACCACAAGGTTATCCTCCACAAGGATATCCTCCACAACAAGGTCACCATGGTGCTCCACACCAGTCAG GGCATGGTGGCATGGGCATGGGGGGCATGTTAGCCGGAGGTGCTGCAGCTGCAGCTGCTGCCTATGGTGCTCATAAGCTGTCACACGGATCTCATGGGCATGGTGCTGCCCACTATGGTGGACATGGAATCGGTCCTTTTGGAGGCGGTCATTATGGAGGCAAGTTTAAGGGAGGCAAGCATGGGAAATTCAAACATGGAAAGCACGGCAAGCACAAGGGCGGGATGTTCGGAGGAGGGAAATTCAAGAAATGGAAGTAA
- the LOC132030027 gene encoding ABC transporter E family member 2, with the protein MSDRLTRIAIVSADKCKPKKCRQECKKSCPVVKTGKLCIEVTSASKIAFISEELCIGCGICVKKCPFEAIQIINLPKDLDKDTTHRYGPNTFKLHRLPVPRPGQVLGLVGTNGIGKSTALKVLAGKLKPNLGRFTNPPDWQEILTHFRGSELQNYFTRILEDNLKAIIKPQYVDHIPKAVQGNVGQVLDQKDERDVKEKLCVDLELNQVLDRNVGDLSGGELQRFAIAVVAIQNAEIYMFDEPSSYLDVKQRLKAAQVVRSLLRPNSYVIVVEHDLSVLDYLSDFICCLYGKPGAYGVVTLPFSVREGINIFLAGFVPTENLRFRDESLTFKVAETPQEAAEEIESYARYRYPTMTKTQGNFKLKVAEGEFTDSQIVVMLGENGTGKTTFIRMLAGLLKPDEVEGGSGVEIPEFNVSYKPQKISPKFQSTVRHLLHQKIRDSYQHPQFCSDVMKPLQIEQLMDQEVVNLSGGELQRVALALCLGKPADIYLIDEPSAYLDSEQRIVASKVIKRFILHAKKTAFVVEHDFIMATYLADRVIVYEGIPSIDCVANAPQSLLTGMNLFLSHLNITFRRDPTNFRPRINKLESTKDREQKSAGSYYYLDD; encoded by the exons ATGTCGGATCGATTGACCCGTATAGCTATTGTTAGCGCCGATAAGTGTAAGCCCAAAAAGTGCCGCCAAGAATGCAAGAAGAGCTGTCCTGTTGTTAAAACTG GTAAGTTATGTATTGAGGTCACTTCAGCCTCGAAGATTGCTTTCATCTCAGAGGAGCTGTGTATTGGATGTGGTATTTGTGTAAAG AAATGCCCATTTGAAGCAATTCAGATCATCAATCTGCCAAAAGATTTAGACAAGGATACAACCCATCGTTATGGTCCCAACACTTTCAAATTGCACAG GTTACCTGTCCCTAGGCCAGGACAGGTTCTTGGTCTGGTTGGGACAAATGGTATTGGAAAGTCAACTGCCCTTAAAGTTTTGGCTGGAAAATTGAAGCCAAACTTGGGACGCTTCACT AACCCTCCTGATTGGCAAGAGATCTTGACTCACTTTCGAGGATCCGAATTGCAGAACTACTTCACTCGCATTCTGGAAGATAACTTAAAG GCAATTATCAAGCCTCAGTATGTCGACCATATTCCAAAGGCAGTTCAAGGAAATGTGGGACAAGTGCTTGACCAAAAAGATGAGAGAGACGTGAAGGAAAAACTCTGTGTTGATCTAGAGTTGAATCAGGTTTTGGATCGTAATGTAGGTGATCTATCTGGTGGAGAgcttcagaggtttgctattgcTGTTGTTGCAATACAAAATGCAGAGATATACATGTTTGATGAGCCTTCGAGTTACCTTGATGTGAAGCAGAGGCTTAAAGCTGCCCAAGTTGTCAGATCCTTGCTTCGACCAAATAG CTATGTCATCGTTGTGGAGCATGATCTTAGTGTGCTTGATTATTTGTCGGATTTCATTTGCTGCTTATATGGGAAGCCTGGTGCATATGGTGTTGTGACCCTACCCTTCTCAGTCAGGGAAGgaattaatatatttttggcTGGATTTGTGCCTACAGAAAATCTACGTTTTCGTGATGAGTCCCTTACTTTTAAG GTTGCTGAGACCCCACAAGAGGCTGCTGAGGAAATTGAATCATATGCACGTTACAGATATCCAACCATGACCAAGACTCAGGGTAATTTCAAGCTTAAGGTTGCTGAGGGTGAATTTACTGATTCACAGATTGTTGTGATGCTTGGTGAGAATGGAACTGGGAAGACGACCTTCATTCGCATGCTG GCTGGTCTATTAAAGCCTGATGAAGTGGAAGGAGGATCTGGTGTCGAGATACCAGAGTTCAATGTTTCATACAAGCCCCAGAAAATTAGTCCAAAATTTCAATCCACCGTGAGGCATTTGCTACATCAAAAAATACGTGATTCTTATCAACACCCCCAGTTTTGTTCAGATGTGATGAAGCCTCTCCAAATTGAGCAATTGATGGACCAAGAAGTTGTTAATCTTTCTGGTGGAGAGTTGCAAAGAGTTGCCTTAGCCCTGTGCCTTGGAAAG CCTGCTGATATATATCTGATCGATGAGCCAAGTGCCTATCTTGATTCTGAGCAACGTATTGTAGCTTCAAAAGTCATCAAGAGATTCATTCTTCACGCGAAGAAGACTGCATTTGTTGTAGAGCATGACTTTATAATGGCAACTTACCTGGCAGATAGAGTCATTGTATATGAGGGGATTCCTTCCATAGATTGTGTTGCAAATGCACCTCAATCATTGTTGACCGGAATGAACCTATTTTTATCA CATCTGAACATTACATTTAGAAGGGACCCAACTAACTTCCGTCCAAGAATCAACAAACTGGAATCAACCAAGGATAGGGAGCAGAAATCAGCTGGATCCTATTATTATTTGGATGATTAA